In Fusarium verticillioides 7600 chromosome 4, whole genome shotgun sequence, the following proteins share a genomic window:
- a CDS encoding phosphatidylinositol phospholipase C, gamma-1 — protein sequence MSSSFDSDSNSALTTHNLSEMSSLTHTQLGQVQTAFPSQTQPVPIPMSAISASSGASNSQEGSPLMSPDAAVLTTYSSVQPSPEPMRGREEEVFPSSFQLPESVLSRKTSTNSLGYNAMSEVANNSKGGLIRRFSNRAHRFTGRRRPSSGAPTSRDGSVGPSILRRRSDSNATAPQENSALTDTDEEPEVIPDDCISVVGLDGATNTSSANSTHGSISASAGAMAGPVLPAELRNGCPVRKVSKKSRPKRINLVYETESNKLSWDATRPQKSLHVDEIREIRTGSDIQQYIIDYGLGEEAAKYSDKWFTIIYTVPENSKTRFLHIVTDNTKSLSLWTEFLDAMLRYRQELMTSLMAFNDRAVAQYWQTEMAKEFGDQIRSPEQEEMNIAGVKRVCQNLHIYSSQATLEVNFHLSDSRRRQKLNFREFKDFVRRMKQRTDVQRIIRGFAANPEFGLTSTEFLTFLRDVQGEDVDSNRVAWEKLFSRFCRKYRNDEVDLQENAEIMSEAAFVGFLTSEHNDVIQPEPQNIVLDRPMNEYFISSSHNTYLLGRQVAGQSSVEGYISALVRGCRCVEVDCWDGYNGQPEVNHGRTMTTSISFKEVMTTINKYAFVKSKYPLWISLEVHCSPAQQATMTEIIKECFGARLVTETLEAFPDKLPTPSELMERVLIKVKKPQIKEEPVSVGNDFRGRRRGNSLNSPMMRPSAPDGTPLMPSQSLPQSPMLTPSHSSRRLVSKTRVNTITEGRVQDMMSSSTSDNESAGEQPAKKAPNKTVKVLGELGVYCAGVKFSGFDTVDAKQYNHIFSFMESSFAKHSRAKDQKMALDIHNMRYMMRVYPDRTRITSNNFDPLIYWRRGVQMAALNWQTFDLGMQLNRAMFDGKDASGYVLKPAELRDIQVLPYNSDIAEGKKERSVVSFSIDVISAQQLMRPANLPANKSMDPYVEIEIFHANDKRDKKEADSNLVMEHDSPLKVQTEVIRENGFNPMFDKQFKFKVTTKHPDLIFVRWSVKLSSDGESYNERPAVATYTAKLTNLKQGYRTLPLLNHAGDQYLFSKLFCKINVDSVQKMLIDAPRRTQDGNKLNRLGGKVFSRINTSPKSTIEKSSSEKTSFDSY from the coding sequence ATGTCTTCCAGCTTTGATTCAGACTCAAACTCCGCATTAACAACTCACAACCTATCCGAAATGTCCTCATTAACACACACTCAACTAGGTCAGGTCCAGACAGCCTTTCCTTCACAAACACAACCAGTCCCCATTCCCATGTCAGCTATCAGTGCTTCATCAGGAGCCTCAAACTCACAAGAAGGCTCACCACTCATGTCTCCCGACGCCGCTGTTCTAACAACATACTCCTCCGTCCAGCCCTCGCCTGAGCCCATGCGAGGtagggaggaggaggttttCCCTTCAAGCTTTCAGTTGCCCGAATCTGTGCTGTCCCGGAAGACGAGTACAAACTCTCTTGGATACAATGCCATGTCTGAAGtcgccaacaacagcaaaggAGGTCTCATCCGCCGATTCTCAAACCGAGCCCACCGATTTACTGGCAGAAGACGACCATCCTCTGGTGCCCCTACCAGCCGTGACGGAAGTGTTGGCCCCAGCATTCTCAGACGCCGAAGTGACAGTAACGCCACAGCCCCCCAGGAGAACAGCGCCCTGACGGATACTGATGAGGAGCCTGAGGTCATCCCTGATGACTGCATATCTGTGGTTGGACTTGATGGTGCTACCAACACCTCATCCGCCAACAGCACTCATGGATCCATCAGCGCAAGCGCTGGAGCTATGGCTGGCCCAGTGCTTCCGGCCGAGCTTCGCAATGGATGCCCAGTGAGAAAGGTTTCGAAGAAGAGCCGACCCAAGAGAATCAACCTTGTATACGAGACCGAATCCAACAAGCTTTCCTGGGATGCCACCCGACCTCAAAAGTCTCTCCATGTCGATGAGATTAGAGAGATCCGAACTGGTTCAGATATCCAACAGTACATCATCGACTACGGCCTGGGCGAGGAGGCAGCCAAGTACAGCGACAAGTGGTTTACTATCATTTACACAGTTCCCGAGAACTCGAAAACAAGATTTCTGCACATTGTTACAGACAACACTAAGAGCTTGTCACTTTGGACAGAATTCTTGGACGCCATGTTGAGATACCGTCAAGAACTCATGACATCGTTGATGGCATTCAACGACCGTGCTGTTGCCCAGTACTGGCAAACAGAAATGGCCAAGGAGTTTGGTGACCAGATTCGCAGCCCCGAGCAAGAGGAGATGAACATTGCCGGAGTGAAGCGTGTGTGCCAAAACCTTCACATTTACAGTTCGCAAGCGACCCTGGAAGTCAACTTTCACTTGTCTGATTCGCGACGACGACAAAAACTAAACTTTAGGGAGTTCAAGGACTTTGTTCGACGCATGAAGCAAAGGACCGACGTTCAACGAATTATCCGTGGCTTTGCCGCCAACCCCGAGTTCGGTCTTACCTCGACAGAATTCCTCACCTTTCTCCGCGACGTCCAAGGCGAGGATGTTGACTCCAACCGCGTTGCCTGGGAGAAGCTGTTCTCTCGGTTCTGCCGTAAGTACCGCAATGATGAGGTCGACCTTCAAGAAAACGCCGAGATTATGTCCGAAGCCGCCTTTGTTGGTTTCTTGACGTCAGAGCATAACGATGTGATCCAACCCGAGCCTCAAAACATTGTCCTGGACCGCCCGATGAACGAGTATTTCATTTCAAGCTCCCACAACACCTACCTCCTCGGTCGCCAAGTTGCTGGTCAGTCTAGCGTTGAGGGCTACATCTCAGCTCTTGTCCGGGGATGCCGATGTGTTGAGGTCGACTGCTGGGACGGCTACAACGGTCAGCCCGAAGTTAATCATGGCCGCACCATGACGACTTCAATCAGCTTCAAGGAGGTTATGaccaccatcaacaagtaCGCTTTCGTCAAGTCCAAGTACCCCCTTTGGATTTCACTCGAGGTCCATTGCAGTCCGGCCCAACAGGCGACAATGACggagatcatcaaggaaTGCTTCGGTGCACGACTGGTCACGGAGACTTTGGAGGCGTTCCCCGATAAGCTTCCTACCCCTTCCGAACTGATGGAACGtgtcctcatcaaggtcaagaagcctcAGATTAAGGAAGAGCCTGTTTCCGTTGGCAATGACTTCCGTGGTCGACGAAGGGgcaacagcctcaactcaCCTATGATGCGACCCTCGGCTCCCGATGGCACTCCTTTGATGCCCTCCCAGTCCCTTCCCCAGAGCCCTATGTTGACGCCCAGCCACTCCTCGCGAAGATTGGTCAGCAAGACCCGTGTCAACACTATCACCGAGGGCCGTGTTCAGGATATGATGAGCAGCAGCACTAGCGACAACGAGAGCGCAGGTGAACaaccagccaagaaggccccCAACAAGACTGTCAAGGTCCTTGGTGAACTGGGTGTCTACTGCGCTGGTGTCAAGTTCTCTGGCTTTGACACAGTGGACGCGAAGCAGTACAAccacatcttctccttcatggaGTCTAGCTTTGCCAAGCATTCCCGCGCTAAGGACCAAAAGATGGCACTTGATATCCACAACATGCGTTACATGATGCGCGTCTATCCCGACCGAACCCGCATCACGTCCAACAACTTCGACCCCCTTATCTACTGGCGACGCGGTGTCCAGATGGCCGCTCTCAACTGGCAGACATTCGACCTCGGAATGCAGCTCAACCGTGCTATGTTCGATGGCAAGGATGCTTCTGGCTACGTCTTGAAGCCCGCTGAGCTCCGAGACATTCAAGTTCTCCCCTACAACTCCGACATTGccgagggcaagaaggagcGCAGTGTAGTCTCGTTCAGCATTGATGTCATCTCTGCCCAACAGCTTATGCGACCTGCCAACCTTCCCGCCAATAAGTCTATGGACCCCTACGTGGAGATCGAGATTTTCCACGCCAACGACAAGCgtgacaagaaggaggctgatTCCAATTTGGTCATGGAGCACGACTCGCCTCTCAAAGTCCAGACTGAGGTGATTCGCGAGAACGGCTTCAACCCCATGTTCGACAAGcagttcaagttcaaggttaCGACCAAGCACCCTGACCTGATCTTCGTTCGCTGGTCGGTCAAGCTCTCTAGCGATGGCGAGAGCTACAATGAGCGCCCTGCCGTCGCTACTTACACCGCCAAActcaccaacctcaagcagGGTTACCGCACCCTGCCTCTACTCAACCACGCTGGGGACCAGTACCTTTTCTCTAAGCTCTTCTGCAAGATTAATGTCGACTCGGtccagaagatgttgatcgATGCTCCTCGCCGCACCCAAGACggaaacaagctcaaccgTCTTGGTGGCAAGGTCTTCAGCCGAATCAACACCAGCCCTAAGAGTACCATTGAAAAGTCTAGCTCCGAGAAGACGAGCTTTGACAGCTATTGA